In Luteitalea sp. TBR-22, one genomic interval encodes:
- a CDS encoding c-type cytochrome — translation MPAISAVRCRRVRAIAGAMLLAAPASLVVLRAQGPAPLAAPSSADLASGAKVYEVYCARCHGLDGSGGSGPPLARARLRRAADEAGVIAILTDGVPGTAMQAFWSLSELELQQVAAHVRALGRRPAEAMPGDPERGRAVYGRAGCATCHLIDGEGATIGPDLSDVGLVRGAAFLRESLLDPGRAHPVRAVPYEPYEAAAYVPVRIRTRAGVEVTGLRANEDSFTVQVREATGRLHSFLKADLGSVVVETGTSIMPSYRGQLDEAQLNDLVSYLMTRRGRQ, via the coding sequence GTGCCAGCCATCTCAGCGGTCAGGTGCCGCCGCGTGCGCGCGATTGCCGGCGCCATGCTGCTTGCTGCGCCAGCCTCGCTCGTCGTCCTGCGCGCGCAGGGACCGGCGCCCCTGGCGGCGCCCTCGTCGGCCGACCTCGCCAGCGGTGCGAAGGTGTACGAGGTCTACTGCGCGCGGTGCCACGGCCTCGACGGATCGGGCGGATCGGGTCCGCCCCTGGCGCGCGCCAGGCTGCGGCGCGCCGCCGACGAGGCGGGCGTGATCGCCATCCTGACCGACGGCGTGCCCGGCACGGCGATGCAGGCGTTCTGGAGCCTGTCCGAACTCGAGCTGCAGCAGGTGGCCGCGCACGTGCGCGCGCTCGGTCGACGACCAGCCGAGGCGATGCCCGGGGATCCCGAACGGGGGCGTGCGGTGTACGGGCGCGCCGGCTGTGCCACGTGTCACCTGATTGACGGGGAGGGCGCGACCATCGGCCCGGACCTCTCCGACGTCGGCCTCGTCCGCGGCGCGGCCTTCCTTCGCGAATCACTCCTCGACCCGGGCCGGGCGCACCCGGTCAGGGCCGTACCCTACGAACCGTACGAGGCGGCGGCGTACGTGCCGGTGCGCATCCGGACCCGCGCCGGCGTCGAGGTGACCGGCCTGCGGGCCAACGAGGATTCCTTCACCGTCCAGGTGCGTGAAGCGACGGGGCGCCTGCACTCGTTCCTCAAGGCGGACCTCGGGTCAGTGGTCGTCGAGACGGGCACGAGCATCATGCCGAGCTATCGCGGACAACTGGACGAGGCGCAGCTGAACGACCTGGTGTCGTACCTGATGACGCGTCGGGGGCGGCAGTGA